The DNA segment AAataggaataaataaaatagttttattcCTAAAGACAATATTTTTTGCCAACATTTCCAATAAACGTGCCAATAAagagacaaatgaaaaatatcATCGCTCAGCTAAACCAGAATAGTTTCTCATTACTTGTTTTTCTAGAAACCACACcggtttattttttcattcattgttgATTAATCATGGCATTAATTATGTGGCATTAGTTATTGCTCGGTTTAGGAAACTATCCACGTTAATACAGTGGGGTAGTCAGGGTTATGGAAAAAAGACGaatcacacaaaacacatgcaGATTAAGAAGGTTTGAGATGGAAAAATCTAGATGCTAAAAGCATGTTGGCGGATCAAACCGTGAAAGGAATCGACAATGGCTGCAGTTAGCAGACACAATGGGAATCCCAGTCCTTGATGCTAATGTTACATGCTTTCGTACAACTCCCTCCTAATGGGGCTTTCAGACTCAACACAACACTCATTTAGAGGCAGTGTGGTTAGAAGGTTAGAATGGAAGCAGAAACTCTGAGAATGTATATCTTTTCTGCCTTTCTGTCCAACATTTCCGATGCCAACAGCAGTtttaaatcaacacattttaataaaattgCCAAAAAAGATTTCCCCTTACATAGgggaaaaataaagagaagaagCAGGGAGCACTCTTTGCTGTTGGCCTTCGGGTGTAAAGGCGGAGGTGTTTGTGCGCCATAGACAGTGCAACGCTTCAtcaagaagaaggaaaaaggcATTTCCAAAAGCGAGTGCGAGAGATGTGCTGACAAGCTGACTAAACGCCAAGCAAAACACTCGGCCTCGGCTcaggtgtttggggggggggctgagggaaGACGTATATAACACCAGCTCAGCGCCGCTTCTCTTTATTACGATACAGAGCGACGGGCAACACGACGCAGGCCCAAATGTTATTCCAGCTAGGTAAACACAGGACTCAGATCTAACAGCACTGAATGTATTAACAGGCACAAATTGAGTTATCTTGTTGAAATTCCAACAGGACGCGTTCTGCCAGCCCGTTCTGAGGTCGGACCGGTTGAAATCCTAGTTTTCGTTTGCTCCCAGACAGGTTAAGGATCGCTGTCCAGCAACATGCGCAGAGGGCTTTCCTTCAACAAGGGCACAAAGCTCTGGTGGAAATTCACTGCGTGTTCTCAACCAAGCAACCAGAGAGGTCTGCTTTAACACCAAGGCACGAGTACTTCCATTTTGGTAGACTTGGTAGACCTTTTCTCAATGGTCTGAGATATTGCTTTCACGAGAATGAGgtcacaggcactttgacctTTGAACACCAGTATCGCAATTGTTCTCTAAAAGTCTTCAATTAGTATGCCGCATGAAAACTACCCTGACAAATTCACTCAAAAAGATCACTTGAATACATGTAGAGGATCAAATTACTGCCCTACAATCCTGGGTGAGATTTATGCAGCTCAACGGATTGACATATTCCTTCAAGCCTGAAGGGTAGTAAATATAACACCGGTGTTTGCTCCTAGTTAGTGTTCTTGGATCAGCCAAAGGGCCGTCACATATTCACATAGCAGCCTCAAACACACCTTGGAGGGACCAAAGATGAAAGCCTGATCCCTTTGGCTATTAAAGGCTCAGGCATACGAAAGCAGAGGGTGTCAATGGAAGGTCATGGGGTCAGGAGGCGGCTGTAGGGGAAGATTAAAGTGAAAAGACGGGTCAGGTGCTACCTCGAAGGGTGATCATCTTGGATctgtcaccagccaatcgcagaaCTGATGAGTCACCCAGAGCAGGTCTTTGGACcatgggaggaagccagagtacccgggcagaacccacacagacacggggagaacatgcgcACTAGAaagaacccaggaccttcttgctgtgaggcgacagtggtaaccaccacaccaccgtgttCCACAGAAAATGACATTTGCTAAGTGGGCGCCacacaaaagaagaaagagggagtCCAACATTCAGTTCTCATCAATAGATGATTCTGTGCTGGTAGTCATGGAGATGGTTACTAACATGTAATCACAATGTAGTACAAAAATAGCTGTATTGATGCTCTGCTTGTTGTAGACAGATGTTCTCTCAGCATCCCGTTTTTTGATTTAGGGATTGAAACACAAACTAAATGTATGAGAACATTTGGAAAATGTGAGCCCTGTACTGTAAGGGCCTGAAAACCTACATTCTTAAATCAGCTTCCAGTGATCCTCAAAGTCGAATGAAAAACAAGTTAACCAAGTTGTAACTATTTTCTAATCCAACCGAAGAAAGTAGCCAGAAGTGGCCAACATCTTTGTTTAgataattaaacaaagaaaaaggccataaaaggaaaatgtttttacaaagcaaatgttcattttattcGATAGTTAGAAAAGTCTTGTGAaatactgtcacggtgtggtttcacttcctgttgtattttgtagttttctgccactcgtgtccccgggtaacttcacttcctgccttgtcccgtcatcccctgtgatcgtctaatagtttccacttgtgtccaatcacctgcacctcccttgtgtatttaagccgtgtgtctcctgtgtcacttgtcgcgtcattgtctttcgccacgcatgtccgtgtCTCTCGTCGTTTGCAGTTCCTGTCTCCCGTTTTGCCCcttgcccttttgtttttgcttttggctattaaagtcccttttctttttgaactctgcgtctgagtcctacccaCCCACATCCCTGACAAATACCTTCAGAACAGTGGTTAGAAAAGTGTTGTTCAGCCTTCCGTGTTCATAACAAGGTTATAATTATACCTAACAAATAtcttttgctaaaaaaaaactgtaaattaccaattttgaaagaaaaaggtggagAGGCGGTGTGAGGGCATGGTACAAACAACAGCCCAGCTATGAAAAGGATTGCATTTGCTGTcgattttaaagaaaaaacaaatcctgAACAACATGACCTGGATTGTGTATTgcacaatgtttttttccattagaTATTCCAGCCTTATTCTTTGTGAGGCAAAAGATGGGCTCCATTGTGTTGTTAAAAGGTTCCTGTTTCATTCATATCACGgttggtgtatatatatatatctcagtCTTATTCAGACAGTCTGAATGTTCTTGCATTGCTGTTAGTTAATAGCTTTTTCGTGATAGCTGGTGACTGTTTAGATTGCATAGACTCAGTAGTAGTAGTCAAGAAAGATTTGCAATGCAGCTACGTCTCTTCATTGCGCTTTGGCTCTTCACAGaatgacatttttgtttgtttatttctggcAGGATtactaaaacaaaataatcttcCCAATGTCTATTAACATTTTCTATGTGTAGATATTCAGGGCTGAAAGGCTGCCATTCCATTGACTTCATGGTTTTCAGATTTAAACATGGAAGCTTATTACCAGCGGACGTGTCACGTCACTAACAACGATTCCCTTCAGAGTGGACAACCACTTTAATATCAACTTGAACTGAACTGACATACTGCCTCAGTTATCAGGTGGGAGCTCGATTTCATCCAGCCGCTCGCTGATCGGAGTGCTGAACAGGGCCGACCTCCTGAAAGGTGCCTTCGGGTTTTGCACGGCAGTCACACCCTGCGGCAcgaaataacacaaaaacattaaaaacctttttaaatgtgatCAAACCTAAATCTcacatcctgacacacaatagTAAAAGAGGACACCGAGCGTTAAGGGAATGTAATCGGATGTTGGGATCGGGCCATGAGTGACTGTAGTTCACATTTTAAACCAAATAAACGGAACTTGCACAGATACAAAAGCCTAAACCCACCGTGCTCAGCATCAGAGAGAAAACGACTGAGTGGTCGGCAAATAAATCCACAGAAATCCACAGAAAATATTTGATGTATAATTAATGCAACAGCAAAGCAACAGCAATACATGACACAAAAGGTAAAATGATCTCACACACCTGTATCCGCTGGTAATTCTCACTCCAAAAGGTGACGGCCTCGTCAGTTTTATAATCGTGAACCTGCATATGGCACAAGAGCACAGTGTCCCACACACGCTCGAGAGGCTGGAACCAGATAATGTCTGACAATTTTGATTGATtgcttgaatgaatgaattgattTTAAACAATTAGGTTATGCCATAGGGTAATTGATTAATGACCTTCCGCCCAAATACAGTCAGAGGAGTCTTAATACAACACATTAAATCCTTTACTGTTAATGTGTGGCGTTACTTTGTCAAGGACTTCACGTGTTTTATatctctgaagatctgaaaaCCATGCACAAGGACAACATTgtactgttttctgttttctacTGTTCTCTTCCCAGACGTCTCCTGATTTGACAGTTTGTTTGTAccgtctgctgctcttctgcttctttgtTATCAGTTTCCTTTTGTCAATGAGACATTTTGATCACAAAGGATGAGACgagttgagaggaaaaaaatgtctCAATATCAGTCTGAGGCTGAGCCGTCACATGGAAAGAAAAATTCCCACATGTGTaccaaaaacagacaaattTAACACCAGCTGCCAAAAACAGCAACACGCACATTATGCAAATACAacaatgcttttgttttggtcTAAATCACCTTTCCTCTTCATGGCTATTGCTTATTACGCGGCAACAGCCAGCAATCCTTGGCTTATTTCTCGATCACATTGCAAGCTCACTTCAAACCGGGTCCACTCACAATGGTAACCCAGCCTGCAAGCATACGTTTCGAATATAATGACAATCATGGTTCTGTTAAGAATGACTGTGACTGACTCGTAATGAGGAACTCTCTCACATGAATGTGCTCAAAGCAGCCAGGACTCAACTGAGCCCGGGGACAACCAGCTGCAGATTCTGCAGGGTCACCAGTGTCAAGCTTAGAGAAGACTGTCCACTCATATTAATTTGAACTTGCTTGGTGATTGATGTCAGCTAAATGCAATGTTGCCACTGACCAATGTGATTAGTTGCACATGTGCTTATCCTGCATGGGGGAATGTCTGCCAATCAGAAAGATATATGGATTACTCAACtgatcattttaaaacaaaaacagtcagCAATCTGTTTGCCCAGATTTCCTACAACGGAGTCTGCACTCCAATGGAAATATTAGAATAAGATTAATGGTGTTGGTTTATGGCCGTTCGAAGAAGGGGGAGAAAGCGAATGATCAGTATCAACTGCTGGCCTTGTTTGATTGGCTGGTAATATAAAAGAAGCAAAGCTAGTTATGTGTAAAGTAGATGAAAACGCATGCATGTACAAACCTAACAAATAAATCATCCAGATGTAGAACTGATGCAACATGTGGGGCTTCATTGTAGTGCCAGTATTGACATTGGAGTTTGGGCACTAAACATGTTGTTATGCTCGTAATTTAGAGTACACATGCTTACACTTACTTGTGTTGTCTCGGGGGTGAGGGGCACAAATCCCTCAACACAGAAATCTTTCTGGGTCGTGGAGCAGTAGTCCATTTCAGGACTCGGCGTATTCAGTTCAGCCTGAACCTCGTCTCTGTGAAAACAAGCGCATGTCACTATGTGGTAGTGTTCGAAGAAGAAACTCAGAAGTACAAGTGTCATTTTTTATATCAAGTGACTTCCAAATATAGTGCAAAAGCCTAATTACACTAAGCCATAATAGCGGCAGGTTTTCCCATGCTGCCGTCGTTGCCTGAATGCAGCATATGATACATGGGAATGGAAGAAGATAACAATTCCGCATTATCCACAGCAATGgtaaaagttttccaaccttaacAGGCAAATGGAGAGCAGTCGAGCTCAGTCTGTTCATGAGTAGTAAGAAATGCAATATTCTTTGCACATGTCATTTAATGTCAGTATATCAATGCTCAAAAGACACGGcaagctgtaaaaaaaag comes from the Gasterosteus aculeatus chromosome 14, fGasAcu3.hap1.1, whole genome shotgun sequence genome and includes:
- the spag8 gene encoding sperm-associated antigen 8; the encoded protein is MAEQQNPLEKTGRGCMLHNWVEERAVAPLDTQKTRLQLLKQGHGGILTMDQDSKMETVTTLRASYVPPKGPGVRLRGIRGELLEKHIAEMMRDEVQAELNTPSPEMDYCSTTQKDFCVEGFVPLTPETTQVHDYKTDEAVTFWSENYQRIQGVTAVQNPKAPFRRSALFSTPISERLDEIELPPDN